A segment of the Aureliella helgolandensis genome:
CGGAAGCCCAAAAGGTTGGTCCCGTCGAGGTGCTCTTCGACGGTAAAGAGACGAATTACGATCGTCTGCCGGACATTTCCAAGTTGGCCATCAAGCCCGACGCATCCTACGTCCACATTACTAGCAACGAAACGATCCAAGGGGTTCAATTCCCAGCCGACCTCGACACTGGCACCGCCCCCTTGGTTTGTGATTCATCGAGCGATTTTCTCTACCGCCCCTACAACATGGATCGATACGGTCTGCTGTACGCGTGCGCTCAAAAGAATGCCGGACCGGCTGGCGTAACGGTAGTGATCCTCAAGAAGGAGTTGCTGGAGCGTTCTTCCGCAGAGCTCCCTGGTTACTTGAATTATGCCAATCAAGCGGCGGCGGACTCGATGTGGAATACCCCACCAACCTTTGCGGTCTACGTCCTCGGATTGGTGACCGAATGGCTCGAAGACACGGTCGGCGGCTTGGAGAAGATGCATGCGTTGAACCAGAGCAAGGCCAAGGTTCTGTACGACATCCTGGATCAAAATCCTGAGCTCTACATGGGACATGCGCGGAAGCAAGACCGCTCCTTGATGAATGTCACCTTCCGCTTTCCGAGCGAAGAAATCGAAAAGCAATTCTTGGCCGGTGCTAGCGCTGCGGGGCTTGAAAACCTAAAGGGTCACCGTAGCGTCGGTGGCATCCGCGCCAGCATTTACAACGCGATGCCCAGCGAAGGAGTCCAAGCACTCGCTAGCTTTATGACTGAATTTGCTCAAAAGCATGGCTGATCCCCAAGTCCAACTCCTCCCCCTCCCCGTTTCGACGGCGGCAAACGTTCCAACTTTGAAATATCAGTGAAGGCCCAGTTCGTTATGGCTAAATTCCGCATCGGTGTTCTCGATCCCATCGCAACCGAAGGTTTTGACTTACTCAAGTCCGACAGCAACTTCGAATACGAGGAGCGCATTGGGCTTAAGGGCGATGAGCTGCGCAAGGGCTTGGCTGAATTCGACGGCGTAATTATTCGCAGTGGAGTGAAGATTACAGCCGAATCGCTCGAAGGGAACAAACGACTGAAAGCGATCGTTCGAGCGGGCGTCGGTACTGACAATATCGACAAGGAAGCCGCCACACGTCTAGGCATCGTGGTGATGAACACGCCAGCAGGCAACACGCTGTCCACTGCCGAACACGCCTTTGCTCTGATGATGGCCCTCTCCCGCAGTATCGCCCCGGCCTACCAAAGCTTGTGCAATGGCAAATGGGATCGCAAGCTCTACATGGGCTCCCAATTGGCTGACAAAACACTCGGCATCGTCGGCTTTGGGCGGATTGGTCGCGAGGTGGCCCTGCGAGGGCTGGCCTTTCGCATGCGGGTCATTGCCTTCGACCCCTTCTTGACCGACGAACAGGCTACCAAGCTGGGCGTGGAACGCGCAGAGACGGTGGCTGAGATGCTCCCCAAAGTTGATTACTTGACGGTGCATACCCCACTCACCAACGAGACCAAGCACTTGGTGAGCCAAAAGGATTTAGCCAATCTCAAGCCGGGGATTCGTTTGATCAACTGTGCGCGAGGCGGAATCTACGACGAAGCCGCACTCGTCGAAGGGCTCAACAGCGGACAGATCGCCGGTGTGGCCCTCGATGTCTTTGAAGAGGAACCCTGCACCGACAGCCCCCTGTTTGGCATGCCAGGAGTCGTCTGCACTCCACACTTGGGCGCCAGCACTGAGGAAGCACAAACGCAGGTGGCCGTTGAGGGAATCCAGCTGCTGCTCAACTTCTTCAACACCGGTGAAATCCGGCATGCCGTCAACGTGGCCGCGCTAGACCCCA
Coding sequences within it:
- the serC gene encoding 3-phosphoserine/phosphohydroxythreonine transaminase → MASQVAQERIFNFSAGPAVLPVPVLERIRDEMLCLPGAGASIMEISHRSKQFIAIHEQAKARLARLLNVGADHEILFLQGGARLQFSMIPMNLLQGREQPAQYILTGSWGKSALPEAQKVGPVEVLFDGKETNYDRLPDISKLAIKPDASYVHITSNETIQGVQFPADLDTGTAPLVCDSSSDFLYRPYNMDRYGLLYACAQKNAGPAGVTVVILKKELLERSSAELPGYLNYANQAAADSMWNTPPTFAVYVLGLVTEWLEDTVGGLEKMHALNQSKAKVLYDILDQNPELYMGHARKQDRSLMNVTFRFPSEEIEKQFLAGASAAGLENLKGHRSVGGIRASIYNAMPSEGVQALASFMTEFAQKHG
- the serA gene encoding phosphoglycerate dehydrogenase, producing MAKFRIGVLDPIATEGFDLLKSDSNFEYEERIGLKGDELRKGLAEFDGVIIRSGVKITAESLEGNKRLKAIVRAGVGTDNIDKEAATRLGIVVMNTPAGNTLSTAEHAFALMMALSRSIAPAYQSLCNGKWDRKLYMGSQLADKTLGIVGFGRIGREVALRGLAFRMRVIAFDPFLTDEQATKLGVERAETVAEMLPKVDYLTVHTPLTNETKHLVSQKDLANLKPGIRLINCARGGIYDEAALVEGLNSGQIAGVALDVFEEEPCTDSPLFGMPGVVCTPHLGASTEEAQTQVAVEGIQLLLNFFNTGEIRHAVNVAALDPKTLEAIRSYLDVAYRLGLFLSQWHGGSVSQCTLTYRGEVADRDTKLLTNAFCAGLLERALEEDVNIINAELLLRERGIELNEIRSQEMGAFASSITVEVSGGGRTAKAAGTVFGHNMPRLVMVDDHRLEAYIDGNLLIFTHQDVPGIIGKVGTTFGKHEVNIAQMAVGRSGNQPGGHAIGVLNLDSQPSAAALADMQAIPAVETVQTIELPAAGQMPSWLQ